The proteins below come from a single Odontesthes bonariensis isolate fOdoBon6 chromosome 18, fOdoBon6.hap1, whole genome shotgun sequence genomic window:
- the LOC142367725 gene encoding free fatty acid receptor 3-like, translating to MLCSHLLLSVYILTFLMGVPANVLAFSALCRKVCRKAAPIDVLLLNLTVSDLIFLALLPFKMKEAHDGMSWLLPYPLCPLTVFLFYVTIYNSTLLLTAVSVERYLGVAFPLRYSLCRRPRYAAWACVVFWVVTCTNLSFVYILPYFQWHEGAYTHNGSDPVPPPLTCYLNFTEDELKILLRVRLELFLVLFCIPFVISCFCYINFILILSRLPNISRRRRLRCIGLVLGTLVVFTVCFGPYNASHLVGFVHHESQYWRNLALLSSTLNACLDPFIFYFSSAAVRSTLKAAKLHILRCGGAARHPQHKLAKAEKYKREAPPFALER from the coding sequence ATGCTGTGCAGCCACCTGCTGCTTTCCGTCTACATCCTCACCTTCCTGATGGGGGTCCCCGCTAACGTCCTGGCGTTCTCCGCCCTCTGCCGTAAGGTGTGCCGCAAGGCGGCGCCCATCGACGTCCTCCTCCTCAACCTCACCGTCTCGGACCTCATTTTTCTGGCCCTCCTGCCTTTTAAAATGAAGGAGGCCCACGACGGCATGTCCTGGCTGCTGCCCTACCCGCTGTGCCCCCTGACGGTGTTCCTGTTCTACGTCACCATCTACAACAGCACCCTGCTGCTCACCGCTGTGAGCGTGGAGCGTTACCTGGGAGTGGCCTTCCCCCTAAGGTACTCTCTGTGCCGCCGGCCTCGCTACGCCGCCTGGGCCTGCGTCGTGTTCTGGGTGGTGACTTGCACCAACCTCAGCTTCGTCTACATCCTGCCCTACTTCCAGTGGCACGAAGGTGCCTACACCCACAACGGCAGCGACCCCGTCCCGCCTCCGCTCACCTGCTACCTGAATTTCACCGAGGACGAGCTGAAGATCCTCCTTCGGGTGCGCCTGGAGCTCTTCCTCGTGCTCTTCTGCATCCCCTTCGTCATCAGCTGCTTCTGCTACATCAACTTCATCCTCATCCTGTCCCGCCTTCCGAACATCAGCCGGCGGCGGAGGCTGCGCTGCATCGGTTTGGTGCTCGGCACGCTGGTGGTGTTCACCGTCTGCTTCGGGCCTTACAACGCCTCCCACCTGGTGGGGTTCGTCCATCACGAGAGCCAGTACTGGAGGAACTTGGCGCTGCTCTCCAGCACCCTCAACGCCTGCCTGGATCCCTTCATCTTCTACTTCTCCTCGGCGGCGGTCAGGAGCACGTTGAAGGCGGCCAAGCTGCACATCCTGAGGTGTGGAGGGGCCGCTCGCCATCCTCAACACAAACTCGCAAAGGCCGAAAAATACAAACGGGAAGCTCCTCCTTTTGCTTTGGAGCGCTGA